From one Variovorax sp. PBL-H6 genomic stretch:
- a CDS encoding carboxymuconolactone decarboxylase family protein: protein MKTPAGPADDAREQIKQSFIAERGYWRPWTETMLQVCPAFVQQYARYAGYPARTGPLTERMVELIYVALDSSSSHLFEPGLHTHMKRALEAGATQADIFDVLHLVAVQGVASVCQATDILAEFTDLSAMASVDEALQIRIDRLGPEHALALTSVARLDPGYAEMLLDFVEQGRPGDGLTPAERSLVQLALHACFTAFNPQAIRQIVATALSQELTPAELLQAIQLGAHLAVHGTALGTNVFRQVQGFG, encoded by the coding sequence ATGAAAACACCAGCCGGCCCGGCCGACGACGCGCGCGAGCAGATCAAGCAGTCCTTCATCGCGGAGCGAGGCTACTGGCGCCCCTGGACCGAGACCATGCTGCAGGTGTGCCCCGCCTTCGTGCAGCAATACGCTCGCTATGCCGGCTATCCCGCGCGCACCGGGCCGCTGACGGAGCGCATGGTGGAGCTCATCTATGTGGCGCTCGATTCCTCTTCTTCCCATCTATTCGAGCCCGGCTTGCACACCCACATGAAGCGGGCGCTCGAAGCAGGTGCTACCCAGGCAGACATTTTCGATGTGCTGCACCTTGTTGCCGTGCAAGGTGTTGCCAGCGTGTGCCAGGCGACCGACATCCTGGCCGAGTTCACTGACTTGAGCGCAATGGCGTCGGTCGACGAGGCACTCCAGATTCGCATCGACCGGCTCGGTCCCGAGCACGCGCTGGCACTGACCTCTGTCGCGCGGCTCGACCCGGGCTATGCCGAGATGCTTCTCGACTTTGTCGAGCAAGGCCGTCCCGGCGATGGCCTCACCCCGGCGGAGCGCAGCCTGGTCCAGCTGGCATTGCACGCGTGCTTTACAGCTTTCAATCCGCAGGCGATACGGCAGATCGTCGCCACGGCGCTGTCGCAAGAGCTGACACCGGCCGAGCTGCTGCAGGCCATCCAGTTGGGGGCGCACCTGGCGGTCCATGGGACTGCGCTCGGCACGAATGTGTTCCGGCAAGTTCAAGGCTTTGGGTAA
- a CDS encoding acetoacetate decarboxylase family protein — protein sequence MNLGDLSRPGVLRRWWRVVWVALLVASSGAYGGPEADVFSRPTDFVGTYDPRPGPTWTGLQSTYSGTVVVTMIDREIVKKMLPDGLSLARLKPSVTGAAASKHPVVHLIGDQREPSTLFWGYPTQVGTGYEEMILLIPFVVRGPLGDRWHNYVPRMYLNNQTAVDGGNEFFGYAKELANLGRTENPGATTHTVSSPDLATTWFVDDIDTPAQWGSMPGVASTLARWNDIRSILEMPFLGLRPADVLAPAGIKRSALLICSYWELSYSNAMLAPTKSRHRIVTKFRDGMEDWVALGTLSSAQGGAVSMRDVRWRLAMPPQGC from the coding sequence ATGAACTTGGGTGACCTTTCGCGACCGGGCGTCTTGCGCCGGTGGTGGCGCGTGGTCTGGGTCGCGCTCCTGGTCGCATCAAGCGGTGCGTACGGCGGCCCGGAGGCGGATGTGTTTTCCCGTCCTACGGATTTCGTGGGCACCTACGATCCGAGGCCCGGCCCGACGTGGACAGGCCTGCAGTCGACCTACAGCGGTACGGTGGTCGTCACCATGATCGATCGGGAGATCGTGAAAAAGATGCTTCCCGATGGACTGTCTCTTGCGAGGCTCAAGCCATCGGTCACCGGCGCCGCCGCGTCCAAGCACCCTGTCGTGCACCTGATCGGGGACCAGCGCGAGCCTTCCACCCTGTTCTGGGGCTATCCGACGCAAGTGGGAACCGGGTACGAAGAGATGATCCTTCTCATCCCTTTCGTCGTGCGGGGGCCGCTCGGCGACAGGTGGCACAACTACGTGCCGCGGATGTACCTCAACAATCAGACCGCGGTCGACGGCGGGAACGAGTTCTTCGGCTACGCCAAGGAGCTCGCGAACCTGGGCCGGACGGAAAACCCGGGCGCGACGACGCACACGGTGTCCAGCCCCGACCTCGCGACGACCTGGTTCGTGGATGACATCGATACCCCGGCACAGTGGGGTTCGATGCCGGGCGTGGCCTCCACGCTTGCGCGATGGAACGACATCCGCAGCATCCTGGAGATGCCGTTCCTCGGCCTGCGCCCGGCGGACGTACTCGCGCCGGCGGGCATCAAGCGCAGCGCCTTGCTGATCTGTTCCTACTGGGAACTGAGCTACTCCAACGCGATGCTTGCCCCGACCAAGAGCAGGCACCGAATCGTGACGAAGTTCCGCGACGGCATGGAGGACTGGGTGGCCCTGGGCACGCTTTCGAGCGCCCAGGGCGGCGCGGTTTCCATGCGCGACGTTCGCTGGCGGCTTGCCATGCCGCCGCAAGGCTGCTGA